A single region of the Rhodoligotrophos defluvii genome encodes:
- a CDS encoding aspartate aminotransferase family protein: protein MLDRSNDLTAWDRDHFFHPSTSMSQHARGETPNRIMTGGEGVYVVDRDGRRSLDAFGGLYCVNVGYGRREIAEAIADQAFKLPYYHAYAGHGSEPSIKLAKMIIDRAPAGMSRVFFGLSGSDANETNIKLIWYYNNVLGRPEKKKIISRWRGYHGSGVMTGSLTGLANFHNAFDLPRAPILHTEAPYYFRRPDPAMSEEAFSQYCADKLEELIQAEGPDTIAAFIGEPVLGTGGIVPPPQGYWDKIQAVLNKYDILLIADEVVTGFGRLGTMFGSDHYGMKPDLITIAKGLTSAYAPLSGVIVSERFWRVLEQGSDKLGPIGHGWTYSSHPLCAAAGVANLELIDALGLVRNAAETGAYFKQTLTEALGSNHIVGEVRGEGLLAAVEFVADKEDRVFFDADLKVGPRIAAALLERGVIGRAMPQGDILGFAPPLCITRDEVDTVVAATRGAVEAVAATL from the coding sequence ATGCTCGACCGCAGCAACGATCTGACCGCCTGGGACCGCGATCACTTCTTCCACCCGTCCACGAGTATGTCCCAGCATGCGCGAGGCGAGACGCCCAACCGCATCATGACCGGTGGCGAGGGCGTCTATGTGGTCGACCGCGACGGCCGCAGGAGTCTCGATGCCTTTGGCGGGCTCTATTGCGTGAACGTGGGCTATGGCCGCCGCGAGATCGCCGAGGCGATCGCCGATCAGGCCTTCAAGCTGCCCTATTACCACGCCTATGCGGGCCACGGCAGCGAGCCCTCGATCAAGCTCGCCAAGATGATCATCGACCGGGCGCCCGCCGGCATGAGCCGCGTGTTCTTCGGTCTCTCCGGGTCGGACGCCAACGAGACCAACATCAAGCTGATCTGGTACTACAACAACGTGCTGGGCCGGCCGGAAAAGAAGAAGATCATCTCGCGCTGGCGCGGCTATCACGGTTCCGGCGTCATGACCGGCAGCCTCACGGGACTTGCCAATTTCCACAACGCCTTCGACCTGCCGCGCGCGCCCATCCTCCACACGGAAGCCCCCTATTACTTCCGCCGGCCCGACCCGGCCATGAGCGAAGAGGCCTTCTCGCAATACTGCGCCGACAAGCTGGAAGAGCTGATCCAGGCGGAAGGCCCGGACACCATCGCCGCCTTCATCGGCGAGCCGGTGCTGGGCACCGGTGGCATCGTGCCCCCACCCCAGGGTTATTGGGACAAGATCCAGGCGGTGCTCAACAAATACGACATCCTGCTGATCGCCGACGAGGTGGTCACCGGTTTCGGGCGGCTCGGCACCATGTTCGGCTCCGATCATTACGGCATGAAGCCCGACCTCATCACCATCGCCAAGGGCCTCACCTCGGCCTATGCGCCCCTGTCGGGGGTCATCGTATCCGAGCGGTTCTGGCGCGTGCTGGAGCAGGGCTCCGACAAGCTCGGCCCCATCGGCCACGGCTGGACCTATTCCTCGCACCCGCTCTGCGCCGCGGCCGGCGTGGCCAATCTGGAGCTGATCGACGCGCTCGGCCTGGTGCGCAATGCCGCCGAGACCGGCGCCTATTTCAAGCAGACGCTAACAGAAGCGCTTGGCAGCAACCATATTGTTGGAGAGGTCCGCGGCGAAGGACTGCTCGCCGCGGTCGAGTTCGTGGCCGACAAGGAGGATCGGGTGTTCTTCGATGCCGACTTGAAGGTCGGTCCGCGCATCGCCGCCGCCCTGCTTGAGCGTGGGGTCATCGGCCGCGCCATGCCCCAGGGCGATATTCTTGGTTTCGCCCCACCCCTTTGCATTACCCGCGACGAAGTCGACACCGTGGTCGCCGCCACACGCGGCGCGGTCGAGGCTGTCGCCGCAACACTTTAA
- the ald gene encoding alanine dehydrogenase, giving the protein MRIGVPKEIKANEARVGLVPASVAELTRRGHEVVVETAAGLGSGMTDADYEAAGARIAPSADEVWSSAEMIVKVKEPQAAERRKLSKGQVLFTYLHLAPDAEQTADLVASGATCIAYETVTGPNGGLPLLAPMSEVAGRLAPQVGAHCLERPQGGRGVLLGGVPGVPPAEVVILGGGISGTHAATIALGMGADVTVVDRSPDALRRISAQFGGRVRTVFSTRSAIEDLARRADLLIGCVLVPGATAPKLITRDMLPTMKPGSVIVDVAIDQGGCCETSKPTTHAAPTYVVDGVVHYCVANMPGAVARTSTLALNNVTLPFVVELADKGWRRALMEDPHLRAGLNVYNGRITCAPVAEAQGLPWAPPEQLLAA; this is encoded by the coding sequence ATGCGTATCGGTGTTCCCAAGGAGATCAAGGCGAACGAGGCCCGGGTGGGCCTGGTGCCGGCCTCGGTGGCCGAGCTCACCCGCCGCGGCCACGAGGTGGTGGTGGAAACCGCTGCGGGCCTGGGCAGCGGCATGACGGATGCGGACTATGAGGCGGCGGGCGCCCGCATCGCCCCATCTGCCGACGAGGTCTGGTCCTCTGCCGAAATGATCGTGAAGGTGAAGGAGCCCCAGGCTGCGGAGCGCCGTAAACTGTCCAAGGGCCAGGTGCTGTTCACCTACCTGCATCTCGCCCCGGACGCGGAACAGACCGCGGATCTCGTCGCCTCCGGTGCCACCTGCATCGCCTACGAGACCGTCACCGGCCCCAATGGCGGCCTTCCCCTGCTTGCCCCCATGTCGGAGGTGGCCGGCCGGCTTGCCCCTCAGGTCGGCGCCCACTGCCTGGAACGGCCCCAAGGCGGCCGCGGCGTGCTGCTCGGCGGTGTGCCCGGCGTGCCCCCGGCCGAGGTCGTCATCCTTGGTGGCGGCATTTCCGGCACTCACGCCGCCACAATCGCCCTCGGCATGGGCGCCGACGTGACGGTGGTCGACCGCTCGCCGGACGCGCTACGCCGCATTTCCGCCCAGTTCGGCGGCCGCGTACGCACCGTGTTCTCGACGCGCAGCGCCATTGAGGATCTTGCCCGCCGGGCGGACCTGCTCATCGGCTGTGTGCTCGTGCCCGGCGCCACTGCACCCAAGCTCATCACCCGCGACATGCTGCCCACCATGAAGCCCGGCTCGGTCATCGTCGACGTGGCCATCGACCAGGGCGGCTGCTGCGAGACCTCGAAGCCGACCACCCATGCCGCGCCGACCTATGTGGTGGACGGGGTCGTGCACTACTGCGTGGCCAACATGCCGGGCGCGGTCGCCCGCACCTCCACGCTCGCCCTCAACAATGTCACCCTGCCCTTCGTGGTTGAACTTGCCGACAAGGGCTGGCGGCGCGCGCTCATGGAGGACCCGCACCTGCGGGCCGGCCTTAACGTCTACAATGGCCGCATAACCTGTGCGCCGGTGGCCGAAGCACAGGGGCTGCCCTGGGCGCCGCCGGAACAGCTGCTCGCCGCCTGA
- a CDS encoding autotransporter-associated beta strand repeat-containing protein yields MDGGSLKIKGNVEVQNGAATGGTGGAGASAGLGLGSGFYLHGETGLDIEAAAGETVTIADAIESDAFNDPTDPTNDDPAGDGVDNGITKTGAGTLVLSGQNTYIGKTTVSEGTLQAGAADVITRSHLDIGAGAVFDLNDFDQTVAGLTGAAGATIELGTATLTTNQDFDSEYAGAIHGTGGLTKAGTGTLTLSGDSDYTGDTHIAGGTVSVSKDENLGNGGTVVIDDATTLEVTGTGFATSRGVTLSGGTGTIDVATGTLTANGTIGGAGKLEKDGTGTLVLTGTNTYQGGTDIQAGTVSISNGSSLGAASGKVTMADGTTLEATATFETPHDIELAGTVGTIDVTDDHILTASGTIGGTGKLEKDGTGTLVLTGTNTYQGGTDIQAGTVSISNGSSLGAATGKVTMADGTTLEATATFETAHEIELAGAVGTIDVTDSNTLTASGTVGGTGKLEKDGTGTLVLTGTNTYQGGTDIQAGTVSVSSNDNLGVASGAVSIADGAALEVTGAGFATSRDLTLAGGTGTIDVATGTLTANGTVGGAGKLEKDGTGTLVLTGTNTYQGGTDIQAGTVSVSSNDNLGAASSAVTIADGATLEVTSAGFATSRDLTLAGGTGTIDVATGTLTANGTIGGTGKLEKDGTGTLVLTGTNTYNGGTDIQAGTVSISNGSSLGAVSGKVTMADGTTLEATATFETPHDIELAGTVGTIDVTDSNTLTASGTIGGTGKLEKDGTGTLVLTGDNTYAGGTNIQAGTVSVSSNDNLGAVSGAVTIADGAGLEATGSFATGRGVTLAGGTGTIAVTGDNVLTANGAIGGAGKLHKDGTGTLVLASANTYTGGTDIAEGTIRLGADHALGSGPVHIGDDGILDLNGHTLNLGDLSGDGGEIALGGGELITNVTGDKTFSGDITGDGVFKKTGAGTLTLDHQNSLTGTVEVSEGTLEAGMADVIADAHLDVGAQGTFDLGGFDQTVAALSGATGGTVALGANTLTADQDIDTTYXVRRADGRRLRYRLGRGDCCDLRHDSSEERGGYDEVLEGHRRRFQLLLVG; encoded by the coding sequence ATGGATGGCGGTAGCCTGAAAATTAAGGGCAACGTTGAGGTTCAAAACGGCGCAGCCACGGGCGGTACCGGTGGTGCGGGAGCAAGTGCCGGTCTTGGCCTCGGCAGCGGTTTTTATCTGCACGGCGAGACGGGCCTGGACATCGAAGCGGCAGCCGGCGAGACGGTCACCATAGCTGATGCGATCGAGAGCGATGCATTCAACGATCCGACGGATCCCACCAATGATGACCCGGCCGGTGACGGTGTAGACAACGGCATTACCAAGACCGGCGCCGGCACGCTGGTGCTGAGTGGCCAGAACACTTACATCGGCAAGACGACGGTTTCCGAAGGCACTCTGCAGGCCGGCGCGGCTGACGTCATCACCCGGTCACATCTCGATATCGGCGCCGGCGCGGTCTTCGACTTGAACGACTTTGACCAGACCGTTGCGGGCCTCACGGGGGCAGCCGGCGCGACCATCGAGCTCGGCACCGCCACGCTCACCACCAATCAGGATTTCGACAGCGAATATGCCGGCGCGATACATGGAACGGGCGGGCTGACCAAGGCGGGCACGGGCACGCTCACCCTGTCGGGCGACAGCGATTATACGGGTGATACCCATATCGCCGGCGGCACCGTGTCGGTGTCGAAGGACGAGAACCTTGGCAATGGCGGCACGGTCGTCATTGACGATGCCACTACCCTGGAGGTGACCGGCACCGGCTTTGCCACGAGCCGCGGCGTCACCCTGTCGGGCGGCACCGGCACCATCGACGTGGCCACCGGCACCCTGACCGCCAATGGCACGATCGGCGGCGCCGGCAAGCTGGAGAAGGACGGCACCGGCACCCTGGTTCTCACCGGCACTAATACCTATCAAGGCGGCACCGATATTCAGGCCGGCACCGTCTCCATCTCGAACGGCTCGAGCCTTGGTGCGGCCTCGGGTAAGGTGACCATGGCCGACGGCACCACCTTGGAGGCGACCGCCACCTTCGAGACGCCCCACGACATCGAGCTTGCCGGCACGGTCGGCACCATCGATGTGACCGATGACCATATTCTTACGGCCTCCGGTACGATCGGCGGCACCGGCAAGTTGGAGAAGGACGGCACCGGCACCCTGGTGCTGACCGGCACCAATACCTATCAGGGCGGCACCGATATTCAGGCCGGCACCGTCTCCATCTCGAACGGCTCGAGCCTTGGTGCGGCCACGGGCAAGGTGACCATGGCCGACGGCACCACCTTGGAGGCGACCGCCACCTTCGAGACAGCCCACGAAATCGAGCTTGCCGGCGCGGTCGGCACCATCGATGTGACCGACAGCAACACTTTGACCGCGAGCGGCACGGTCGGCGGCACCGGCAAGCTGGAGAAGGACGGTACCGGCACCCTGGTGCTCACCGGCACCAACACCTATCAGGGCGGCACCGATATTCAGGCCGGCACCGTCTCGGTGTCGAGCAACGACAATCTCGGCGTTGCCAGCGGCGCGGTGAGCATTGCCGATGGCGCCGCCCTGGAGGTGACCGGCGCCGGCTTTGCCACGAGCCGCGACCTGACCCTCGCCGGCGGCACCGGCACGATCGATGTGGCCACCGGCACCCTGACCGCCAATGGCACGGTCGGCGGCGCCGGCAAGCTGGAGAAGGACGGCACCGGCACCCTGGTGCTCACCGGCACCAATACCTATCAGGGCGGCACCGATATTCAGGCCGGCACCGTCTCGGTATCGAGCAACGACAATCTCGGTGCGGCGAGCAGTGCGGTCACCATCGCCGATGGCGCCACTCTGGAGGTGACCAGCGCCGGCTTTGCCACCAGCCGCGACCTGACCCTCGCCGGCGGCACCGGGACGATCGACGTGGCCACCGGCACCCTGACCGCCAATGGCACGATCGGCGGCACCGGCAAGCTGGAGAAGGACGGCACCGGCACCCTGGTTCTCACCGGCACCAACACCTATAACGGCGGCACCGATATCCAGGCCGGCACCGTCTCCATCTCGAACGGCTCAAGCCTTGGTGCGGTCTCGGGCAAGGTGACCATGGCCGACGGCACCACCCTGGAGGCGACCGCCACCTTCGAGACGCCCCATGACATCGAGCTTGCCGGCACGGTCGGCACCATCGATGTGACCGACAGCAACACTTTGACCGCGAGCGGCACGATCGGCGGCACCGGCAAGCTGGAGAAGGACGGTACCGGCACCCTGGTGCTCACCGGCGACAATACTTATGCCGGCGGCACCAACATTCAGGCCGGCACCGTGTCGGTGTCGAGCAACGACAATCTTGGCGCAGTGAGCGGCGCGGTGACCATCGCCGATGGCGCAGGGCTGGAAGCGACCGGCAGCTTCGCGACGGGGCGCGGCGTGACCCTCGCCGGCGGCACCGGCACCATCGCCGTGACCGGCGATAATGTGCTCACCGCCAACGGCGCCATTGGCGGGGCCGGCAAGCTGCACAAGGACGGCACCGGCACCCTGGTGCTGGCCAGCGCCAACACCTATACGGGCGGCACGGACATTGCCGAGGGCACCATCCGGCTGGGGGCCGATCATGCGTTGGGCTCTGGTCCTGTTCATATCGGCGATGACGGCATTCTCGACCTCAATGGCCACACCCTCAATCTGGGCGACCTTTCGGGAGACGGCGGCGAGATCGCCCTGGGCGGCGGCGAGCTGATCACCAATGTCACGGGCGACAAGACCTTCTCCGGCGACATCACCGGGGATGGGGTGTTCAAGAAGACCGGGGCCGGCACCCTGACCCTCGACCATCAGAACAGCCTCACCGGCACGGTGGAGGTGAGCGAGGGCACCCTCGAGGCCGGCATGGCCGACGTGATCGCCGATGCCCATCTCGATGTGGGGGCGCAGGGCACCTTCGACCTCGGCGGCTTCGACCAGACCGTGGCCGCCCTGAGCGGCGCCACGGGCGGCACGGTGGCGCTCGGCGCCAACACGCTCACCGCCGATCAGGACATCGACACCACTTACGNCGTCCGGCGCGCTGACGGTCGCAGACTGCGCTACCGCTTGGGTCGCGGTGACTGCTGCGACCTCCGGCATGACAGCTCCGAAGAGCGCGGCGGCTATGATGAAGTCCTTGAGGGTCATCGCCGTCGGTTTCAGTTGCTTCTGGTGGGGTAG
- a CDS encoding baseplate multidomain protein megatron, giving the protein MASILLTTAASALGSSLGLNAVGQALLNAGAAIAGSVIDNALFGGGGTTRIGPRLTELDVLSATEGSPIPRAYGRARLGGQMIWATRLEEEIDKDKDDVGGVFGVGGQTITTINYRYYANFAVALCEGEIAHVNRVWADGKELDLNNISYRVHAGSEDQLPDALLEAKEGAGNMPAYRGIAYVVFERLPLERFGNRIPQLNFEVFKPLPGRVEERILGVNLIPGATEFGYEPQAVKQVSTGSWGAIFVGPENRHVTAGTSDWSVSLDHLAALLPNLKSVNLVVAWFGDDLRCGSCTVRPKVDNATKDTMPIRWRVAGLERQDAEVVSLIAGRPAYGGTPNDASVIAAIQQLKARGYYVILLPFLMMDVPADNALPDPHTGGTGQPAYPWRGRIACDPAPGQGNALLTTGDLSGWTLSNVSRMAAAGTMPDGIAGERVTLTDSSGAAGGFGACSADLLAGKRVTVSAYVLRDEAAAHFPALRVMTRLGTHTVTLRYNPDTDQLNVLTAGAGLVAHAHGMESAGDFRRLWVDLEDPGGTMLRADLFPAFGLKTSFPATSAAATGSASFAGPQITRGRGLKPYWINLGTTPLIADLTAEAAAQVDVFVGTAGPGDFSVDGSRIDYAGPAEWSYRRFILHYAALANAAGVDALLIGSEMVGLSQVRDAAGQYPFVQALMGIAADARTMLGPAVAIGYAADWSEYHSHRPDDGSGDVIFHLDPLWADANVDFIGIDNYLPLSDWREGRDHLDYDPEAGIFSIYDHDYLERGIEGGEYYDWYYVDEAARRAQLRTPITDGAGKPWVFRNKDIRSWWDNPHYDRPGGVEAASPTAWVPRAKPLRFTECGCPAIDKGTNRPNLFFDAKSSESGIPPFSTGGRDDEIQRAYLDAMTHYWDPASGNNPAGPYGGAMVDADKTCVWAWDARPFPTFPIDRSAWGDAENWPQGHWISSRATAVSLADLVQALGEDYSFDNLDTSELHGTVDGYVLDSTMSLREALEPLGLMFGFDAVEAGAKVRVFSKRGTRPVAVLDQHRLVEQGQGEVLTLTRRQETELPEVAKLRFIEGQADYRTAAVEARRVAGFSARVAEAEVAVVIDQARAQNAAETWLQDLWVARDLGTFALPPSLLALEPGDLVTVAYDGEPARDLRINRISELTNRACEAQAFDEDVFHAAYAAPRHGRAISAKPVNAPRAAPALALLDLPRLRDGEPDHVGYAAAFTHPWPGAVNLYRSASGQGYSLNRVLAAPAAAGETVAPFGAGPTGRWDNGNVLEIRLYDGQVQSRDDPTVFAGANLIAVESAAGRWELLQFASAELIAPKTWRLTRLLRAQAGTDGEMADIVAPGTRCLVIDAAVVPVNMQAGDIGLAYHYRAGPAGDDLGGDTYTEQQHAFSGMGLRPLSPVHIRGRRLASGDVELRWIRRTRAGGDSWHMVEVPLAEEREAYEIDVLDGADAVKRTITAPQSPAIYTASAQLADFGSLPGNLTVMVYQISAAVGRGTGRRAAVQL; this is encoded by the coding sequence ATGGCGTCGATCCTGCTGACCACGGCCGCATCCGCCTTGGGCTCGTCCTTGGGGCTGAATGCCGTCGGCCAAGCCTTGCTGAATGCCGGCGCGGCCATTGCCGGCAGCGTCATCGACAACGCTCTGTTCGGCGGCGGCGGCACGACCCGCATCGGGCCGCGGCTGACGGAGCTCGACGTGCTCTCGGCGACCGAAGGCAGCCCGATCCCCCGCGCCTATGGCCGCGCCCGCCTCGGCGGCCAGATGATCTGGGCGACCCGCCTGGAGGAGGAGATCGACAAGGACAAGGACGACGTGGGCGGCGTGTTCGGGGTCGGCGGCCAGACGATCACCACGATCAACTACCGCTATTACGCCAACTTCGCCGTGGCCCTGTGCGAGGGCGAAATCGCCCATGTGAACCGCGTCTGGGCGGACGGCAAGGAGCTGGACCTCAACAACATCAGCTACCGCGTCCATGCCGGCAGCGAGGACCAGCTGCCGGACGCGCTCCTCGAGGCGAAGGAAGGGGCGGGCAATATGCCGGCCTATCGCGGGATTGCCTATGTGGTGTTCGAGCGCCTGCCGCTGGAGCGCTTCGGCAACCGTATCCCGCAGCTGAATTTCGAGGTGTTCAAGCCGCTGCCCGGCCGAGTGGAGGAGCGGATCCTCGGAGTGAACCTGATCCCCGGCGCGACCGAGTTCGGCTATGAGCCGCAGGCAGTGAAGCAGGTGAGCACCGGCAGCTGGGGGGCGATCTTCGTCGGCCCGGAGAACCGGCACGTGACCGCCGGCACGAGCGACTGGAGCGTCTCGCTCGACCATCTCGCGGCGCTGCTGCCGAACCTCAAATCGGTGAACCTGGTGGTGGCCTGGTTCGGCGACGACCTGCGCTGTGGCAGCTGCACCGTCCGCCCGAAGGTCGATAATGCGACGAAAGATACCATGCCGATCCGCTGGCGGGTTGCGGGCCTGGAGCGGCAAGACGCTGAGGTCGTATCCCTGATCGCGGGTAGGCCCGCTTATGGCGGCACACCGAACGACGCATCCGTGATCGCCGCGATCCAACAGCTCAAGGCACGCGGCTATTATGTGATCCTGCTGCCGTTCCTGATGATGGACGTGCCGGCGGACAATGCCCTGCCGGACCCGCATACGGGCGGCACCGGGCAGCCGGCCTATCCCTGGCGCGGCCGCATCGCCTGCGACCCGGCGCCGGGGCAGGGCAACGCGCTTCTGACGACGGGCGACCTGAGCGGCTGGACCCTATCGAATGTGAGCCGGATGGCCGCTGCCGGCACCATGCCCGACGGCATTGCCGGGGAGCGGGTCACCCTGACGGACAGCTCAGGCGCGGCCGGCGGCTTCGGCGCGTGCTCGGCCGATCTGCTGGCCGGCAAGCGGGTCACGGTTTCCGCCTATGTGCTGCGGGATGAGGCCGCCGCCCATTTCCCGGCGCTGCGGGTGATGACCCGGCTCGGCACCCACACCGTCACCCTCCGCTACAATCCCGACACCGACCAGCTGAATGTGCTGACCGCCGGCGCCGGGCTCGTCGCGCACGCCCACGGCATGGAGTCGGCCGGCGACTTCCGCCGGCTGTGGGTCGATCTGGAGGACCCCGGCGGCACCATGCTGCGCGCGGATCTGTTCCCCGCCTTCGGGTTGAAGACGTCCTTCCCCGCCACCAGTGCCGCGGCCACCGGCTCGGCCAGTTTTGCTGGCCCGCAGATTACCCGCGGTCGTGGGCTCAAGCCCTATTGGATCAATCTGGGCACGACACCGCTGATCGCCGACTTGACGGCGGAAGCCGCCGCCCAGGTGGATGTGTTCGTGGGCACGGCCGGCCCCGGCGACTTCTCGGTCGATGGCAGCCGGATCGACTATGCCGGGCCGGCGGAATGGTCCTACCGCCGCTTCATCCTGCACTATGCCGCCCTGGCCAACGCCGCGGGTGTGGACGCCTTGCTCATCGGCTCGGAAATGGTCGGCTTGAGCCAGGTGCGGGACGCGGCGGGGCAATATCCCTTCGTTCAGGCGCTGATGGGCATCGCCGCCGATGCGCGGACGATGCTGGGACCGGCGGTGGCGATCGGCTATGCCGCCGACTGGTCCGAATATCACAGCCACCGGCCGGACGACGGCTCCGGTGACGTCATCTTCCACCTCGACCCGCTCTGGGCCGATGCCAATGTCGATTTCATCGGCATCGACAACTACCTGCCCCTGTCCGACTGGCGCGAGGGCCGCGATCACCTCGATTACGACCCGGAGGCGGGCATCTTTTCGATCTATGACCATGATTACCTCGAACGGGGCATCGAGGGCGGGGAATATTACGACTGGTACTATGTCGACGAGGCGGCGCGCCGCGCGCAGCTGCGCACGCCCATCACCGACGGCGCCGGCAAGCCCTGGGTGTTCCGCAACAAGGATATCCGCAGCTGGTGGGACAATCCTCATTACGATCGGCCGGGCGGCGTGGAGGCGGCCTCGCCCACGGCCTGGGTTCCGCGCGCAAAACCGTTGCGCTTCACCGAATGCGGCTGCCCCGCCATCGACAAGGGCACCAACCGGCCGAACCTGTTCTTCGATGCGAAGTCGTCGGAATCGGGTATTCCGCCCTTCTCGACCGGCGGCCGCGACGACGAGATCCAGCGGGCCTATCTCGACGCCATGACCCACTATTGGGACCCGGCATCGGGGAACAACCCGGCAGGCCCCTATGGCGGCGCCATGGTGGATGCGGACAAGACCTGTGTCTGGGCTTGGGACGCGCGGCCGTTCCCGACCTTTCCCATCGACCGCTCGGCCTGGGGCGACGCGGAGAACTGGCCGCAGGGGCACTGGATCTCCAGCCGGGCGACCGCGGTGTCGCTGGCCGACCTGGTGCAGGCGCTGGGCGAGGACTACAGCTTCGACAACTTGGACACGTCAGAGCTGCATGGCACGGTCGACGGCTATGTGCTGGACAGCACCATGTCCCTGCGCGAGGCGCTGGAGCCGCTGGGCCTAATGTTCGGCTTCGATGCGGTCGAGGCCGGGGCCAAGGTCCGCGTGTTCTCCAAGCGGGGCACGAGGCCGGTGGCGGTGCTCGATCAGCACAGGCTGGTGGAGCAGGGACAAGGGGAGGTGCTGACCCTGACGCGGCGCCAGGAGACGGAGCTGCCGGAGGTGGCCAAGCTGCGCTTCATCGAGGGGCAGGCGGACTACCGCACGGCCGCGGTCGAGGCGCGGCGGGTCGCGGGCTTCAGCGCCCGGGTGGCCGAGGCCGAGGTGGCCGTGGTCATCGACCAGGCACGGGCGCAGAACGCCGCCGAGACATGGCTGCAGGACCTGTGGGTGGCGCGCGATCTCGGCACCTTCGCCCTGCCGCCGTCGCTGCTCGCCCTCGAGCCCGGCGATCTCGTGACGGTGGCCTATGATGGGGAACCGGCGCGCGATTTGCGCATCAACCGCATCAGCGAGCTGACGAACCGTGCCTGCGAGGCCCAGGCCTTCGACGAGGACGTGTTCCACGCCGCCTATGCGGCGCCCCGCCACGGCCGGGCGATCTCGGCCAAGCCTGTGAATGCGCCACGCGCCGCGCCGGCCCTGGCCCTGCTCGACCTGCCGCGGCTTAGGGACGGCGAGCCCGACCATGTGGGCTATGCCGCCGCCTTCACTCATCCCTGGCCGGGCGCCGTCAATCTTTACCGTTCGGCCAGTGGGCAGGGATACAGCCTGAACCGTGTGCTGGCGGCGCCCGCCGCTGCCGGCGAGACCGTCGCCCCCTTCGGCGCCGGCCCGACCGGCCGCTGGGACAACGGCAATGTCCTGGAGATCCGCCTTTACGACGGGCAGGTGCAATCGCGGGATGATCCGACCGTGTTTGCCGGCGCCAATCTCATCGCGGTGGAGAGTGCCGCTGGGCGATGGGAGCTGCTGCAATTCGCCTCCGCGGAACTGATCGCGCCCAAGACATGGCGGCTCACCCGGCTCTTGCGGGCGCAAGCAGGCACCGACGGCGAGATGGCGGACATCGTCGCACCAGGCACCCGCTGCCTGGTGATCGATGCAGCGGTGGTGCCGGTCAACATGCAGGCGGGCGACATCGGCCTTGCCTACCACTACCGCGCCGGCCCGGCCGGAGACGACCTCGGCGGCGACACCTATACCGAACAGCAGCACGCCTTTTCGGGGATGGGCTTGAGACCCTTGAGCCCCGTGCACATACGCGGCCGCAGGCTCGCCTCGGGGGATGTGGAACTCCGGTGGATCCGGCGCACACGCGCAGGCGGCGACAGCTGGCACATGGTCGAGGTGCCGCTGGCGGAGGAAAGGGAAGCCTACGAGATCGACGTCCTCGACGGAGCCGATGCCGTGAAGCGCACCATCACCGCCCCGCAAAGCCCGGCGATCTATACCGCCAGCGCGCAGCTCGCCGACTTCGGCAGCCTGCCAGGAAACCTGACCGTCATGGTCTACCAGATCTCGGCGGCTGTCGGACGCGGCACCGGCCGCAGGGCGGCAGTCCAACTCTAA
- a CDS encoding NlpC/P60 family protein yields the protein MPISTAAAISPASEAVIAAARAWLGTPYRHQASLKGIGCDCIGLVRGVWRDLGGQPPVALPAYAPDWAETGGRELLLDGLARHLASVPVDECRAAAVVAFRWREGAVAKHAGILTASDRMIHIHQGITVSEVHLNPWWRKRLAGAYLYTL from the coding sequence ATGCCAATCTCGACGGCGGCGGCAATTTCTCCGGCGAGTGAGGCAGTCATCGCCGCGGCGCGGGCCTGGCTCGGCACGCCCTACCGCCACCAGGCGAGCCTCAAAGGGATTGGCTGCGACTGCATCGGCCTTGTCCGCGGTGTCTGGCGCGATCTCGGTGGCCAGCCGCCGGTGGCGCTGCCCGCCTATGCGCCGGACTGGGCCGAGACCGGCGGCCGCGAACTGCTGCTCGACGGCCTGGCACGGCACCTCGCATCCGTGCCCGTGGATGAATGCCGGGCTGCCGCCGTGGTGGCGTTCCGTTGGCGCGAGGGCGCCGTCGCCAAACACGCCGGCATTCTCACCGCATCTGACCGAATGATCCACATCCACCAAGGCATCACGGTCAGCGAGGTGCATTTGAACCCCTGGTGGCGCAAGCGCCTGGCCGGGGCTTATCTCTACACATTGTGA